The following proteins come from a genomic window of Lemur catta isolate mLemCat1 chromosome 4, mLemCat1.pri, whole genome shotgun sequence:
- the MSGN1 gene encoding mesogenin-1, producing MDNLRETFLSLEGGLGSSDSPGLLSSWDWKDRAGPFELNQASPAQSLSPAPSLESYSSSPCPAVAGLPRGHDGASSGGSDDYSVQGAGGLVEVDYDMLAFQPAYLQGAGGSKAQKGTKVRMSVQRRRKASEREKLRMRTLADALHTLRNYLPPVYSQRGQPLTKIQTLKYTIKYIGELTDLLNRGRETRAQSA from the coding sequence ATGGACAACCTGCGTGAGACCTTCCTAAGCCTCGAAGGTGGCTTGGGCTCCTCCGACAGCCCTGGCCTGCTGTCCTCCTGGGACTGGAAAGACAGGGCAGGGCCCTTTGAGCTGAACCAGGCCTCCCCCGCTCAGAGCCTCTCCCCGGCTCCATCCTTGGAGTCCTATTCTTCTTCTCCCTGTCCAGCAGTGGCTGGGCTGCCCCGAGGGCATGATGGGGCCAGCAGTGGGGGCAGTGATGACTACAGCGTccaaggggctgggggcctggtaGAGGTGGACTACGACATGTTAGCCTTCCAGCCTGCCTACCTACAGGGTGCCGGTGGCTCCAAGGCCCAGAAGGGCACCAAAGTCAGGATGTCTGTCCAGCGGAGGCGGAAGGCCAGCGAGAGGGAGAAGCTCAGGATGAGGACCTTGGCAGACGCCCTGCACACCCTCCGGAATTACCTGCCACCTGTCTACAGCCAGAGAGGCCAGCCGCTCACCAAGATCCAGACGCTCAAGTACACCATCAAGTACATCGGGGAACTTACAGACCTCCTCAACCGTGGCAGAGAGACCAGAGCCCAGagcgcctga